The Stenotrophomonas sp. ASS1 genome segment CCGGTCGGGTGCGGCACCGGCTTGAAGCCCAGCGAGGCGGCCAGCTGCTTCATCGGCTCGTTCTCGGCGGCAACGTCGCCGTACAGGCGGTCCAGGTACTTGCCGCGGCCCCACTTCACCAGCTTGCGCATCAGCTGCCGGCCCAGGCCCTGGCCAATGAGGAAGCGGCTGATCAGGATCGCGTACTCGGCTTCACGGGTACCGGGGATGATCGAGGCCCGGGCGACCGCGCCGACCACCGCTTCGCCAGCGGGCAGGGATTCGGCAGCGACCAGGGTGATCTCGGTCTTGGGATTCGGGTGGGTCAGGCGCTGGGTGGTTTCCGGCGACAGCTCGGTCACCGCCTGCAGGAAACGATCACGGATTTCTTCCGGCCCGAACAGGCTGAACGCCGCTTGCAGCGGTGCGCCATCTTCCGGGCGGATGGGGCGGATCAGCAGCTCGTGGCCGCTGGGAGCCTTGAAGATCTCATGCCAGGGCGGCATGCGGTTGCGAGTGGCCATACCGGGTGATTCCTTGGTGGTCCATCGATTGTGGCATCACCGGGGCTGCATTCCGTGAACGAAAGGCTCACGGCGGTACAGCCTCGTGAAGGCCGTTATTCGGGTGCTTTGAGCCAATCCAGGCGGGTGCTGGCCCCGGGTTCACCCAGGTGCTGGCGCAGCGCCGGCAGGGCCGGGCCGACCACCCGGTCGAACTGCCAGGGCGGGTTGAGCAGCAGCATGCCGCTGCCGTTGAGGCGCAGCGGTGAGTCGTCCGGGCGCACCAGGAACTCGATCGTCATCGCCGATTTCACCGGCAGGGCGGTGGCCTTGCGCAGGAAGTGCAGGATGGTGCGGCGCTGCTTGATCGGGAACCAGACGGCACACGTGGCCTGCGGCCAGCGCGCCAGGGTTTCGGCCAGGGCGGCCAGAACGGCCTGGTATTCGGCGTCCTGGGCCTCGTAGGGCGGGTCGATCAGGACCAGGCCACGGCCGATCTTGCTGCCGTTGAACTTCGGCGGCAGCAGCGAACGCAGCAGCGCATAGCCATCGCCCGCCCGCACGTCGACGCGGCTGTCATGGGCGAACAGGGCCTTCAGCGTGGCCGTTTCGGCTTCCTGCAGCTCACAGACCGCCATGCGGTCCTGCGCGCGCATCGCTTGCGCGCTCAGCAGCGGCGATCCCGGGTAGTTGGTCAGGGCGCCCACCGGATTATCGGCCTGCACCGCCTTCAGATAGCGCTCGACCACCTCGGGCAGCTTGGGCTGGGCCATCAGCCGCATGATCCCGGATTCAGCCTCGAGGGTCTTGCGGCTCTCTTCGCTGGCCAGCAGGTAGCGGCCGGCGCCGCCGTGGGTGTCGAGCACGAAGAACGGGCTGTCCTTGCGCTTGAAGCTGTCGATCAGGGCCAGCTGCACGATGTGCTTGAGCACATCGGCGTGGTTGCCGGCATGGAAGGCGTGGCGATAGTTCATGGGCGGCAGTGTACGGGGCGGCGGCCGCAGCGGCTATGCTGCGCGCCATGACAGCTCCCGTTGCCCATGTCCTGGTGGTCGAGGACGAAGCCGCCATCGCCGAAACCGTGCTCTATGCGCTGCGCAGCGAGGGCTATGCCGCCAGTCACTGCCTGTTGGGCGGTGAGGCCCTGCAGCGGCTGCAGGACGGCGATATCGACGTGGTGGTGCTGGACGTGGGCCTGCCGGACC includes the following:
- the rlmJ gene encoding 23S rRNA (adenine(2030)-N(6))-methyltransferase RlmJ, which gives rise to MNYRHAFHAGNHADVLKHIVQLALIDSFKRKDSPFFVLDTHGGAGRYLLASEESRKTLEAESGIMRLMAQPKLPEVVERYLKAVQADNPVGALTNYPGSPLLSAQAMRAQDRMAVCELQEAETATLKALFAHDSRVDVRAGDGYALLRSLLPPKFNGSKIGRGLVLIDPPYEAQDAEYQAVLAALAETLARWPQATCAVWFPIKQRRTILHFLRKATALPVKSAMTIEFLVRPDDSPLRLNGSGMLLLNPPWQFDRVVGPALPALRQHLGEPGASTRLDWLKAPE
- a CDS encoding GNAT family N-acetyltransferase, whose protein sequence is MATRNRMPPWHEIFKAPSGHELLIRPIRPEDGAPLQAAFSLFGPEEIRDRFLQAVTELSPETTQRLTHPNPKTEITLVAAESLPAGEAVVGAVARASIIPGTREAEYAILISRFLIGQGLGRQLMRKLVKWGRGKYLDRLYGDVAAENEPMKQLAASLGFKPVPHPTGAEGLVRMVLELDN